In one Candidatus Bathyarchaeota archaeon genomic region, the following are encoded:
- a CDS encoding acetate--CoA ligase: MKLEAFFKPNAIAVIGASREPEKVGYKILKNLIEAGYKGRIYPINPQAPELMGLKCYKSILEVPENIDLAVIAVPAKIVLQVAEECGKKGVKGLVIISAGFSEVGKEGVSLEKQLVNICRKYGMRLQGPNCLGIINTRMNINASFASATPTLGTIAFISQSGALGSAILNWALENKVGFTSFISLGNEADLEAADFIEAFGEDEETKVIALYIEGVKNGRKIIKVAEEVSRKKPILALKAGVTEVGVKAVASHTGSLAGSETAFSAAFKKAGILRVWSLEELFNLILAFEAQPIPKGDNVLIITNGGGPGILVADACEKNGLKLPPLEDASIKTLRENLPPHASFGNPLDVLGDADEKRYLLALQAGLKSEKINALIVIVTPQAMTPAEKIAEVIAKIKTQYFEKPILTSFMGFKSDSNPLRILKENDVPNYHFPETAAYVLKAMYDYYLILNAPKEEPVEILDLKREVIKNIISKAQQEGRPVLTIDEAIGVAKASNIPTPKAAVARSLEEAVKIASEIGYPLAIKIVSPEIIHKTDVGGVILNVKTPEETKAAYEKIIRQSKLFMPQAKILGVFLQKMMPPGKEVIIGAVRDHVFGPLLMFGLGGIYVNFLRDVSYRLCPLTRLEAKEMIEETKAYILLKGVRGEKPADINALIDAILRVSYLISEFEEIMEIEVNPLVVYEEEKGCIGLDVKVTVKI; the protein is encoded by the coding sequence TTGAAGCTTGAAGCATTCTTTAAACCTAATGCTATAGCAGTTATTGGAGCTAGCCGTGAACCTGAAAAAGTAGGCTATAAAATTTTAAAAAACCTTATTGAAGCAGGTTATAAAGGGAGAATTTACCCTATTAACCCTCAAGCACCTGAATTAATGGGTTTAAAATGTTACAAAAGCATTTTAGAAGTCCCTGAAAACATAGATCTTGCTGTTATAGCGGTTCCAGCGAAAATTGTTTTACAAGTTGCAGAGGAATGCGGAAAAAAAGGTGTGAAAGGATTAGTAATTATTTCAGCAGGCTTTAGCGAAGTTGGGAAAGAAGGGGTATCTCTTGAAAAACAGCTTGTAAATATTTGTAGAAAATATGGAATGAGATTGCAAGGTCCTAACTGTCTTGGAATAATAAATACTCGAATGAATATAAACGCTTCTTTCGCTAGTGCAACACCAACCTTAGGAACTATAGCTTTTATTTCTCAAAGCGGAGCTCTTGGAAGCGCAATATTAAATTGGGCTCTTGAGAATAAAGTAGGGTTTACAAGTTTTATAAGTCTTGGAAATGAAGCAGATTTAGAGGCAGCCGATTTTATTGAAGCTTTTGGCGAAGATGAAGAAACAAAAGTTATTGCGCTTTATATAGAAGGCGTAAAAAATGGAAGAAAAATTATAAAAGTGGCTGAGGAAGTCTCAAGGAAAAAACCTATATTAGCTCTTAAAGCTGGAGTAACAGAAGTGGGAGTAAAAGCTGTAGCATCGCATACAGGCTCTCTTGCAGGCTCTGAAACTGCTTTTTCAGCAGCTTTTAAAAAAGCAGGAATACTTAGAGTTTGGAGTTTAGAAGAACTTTTTAACCTTATATTAGCTTTTGAAGCGCAACCAATCCCAAAAGGTGATAACGTATTAATAATAACTAATGGTGGAGGCCCAGGGATATTAGTGGCAGATGCATGTGAAAAAAACGGATTAAAGCTTCCTCCTCTAGAAGATGCATCTATAAAAACTCTTAGGGAAAATCTTCCACCTCATGCAAGCTTTGGCAACCCACTTGATGTGTTAGGAGATGCTGATGAAAAAAGATATCTTCTTGCTCTTCAAGCAGGCCTTAAAAGCGAAAAAATAAACGCCCTAATAGTTATAGTGACACCTCAAGCCATGACACCGGCTGAAAAAATCGCTGAAGTTATAGCTAAAATTAAGACCCAATATTTTGAAAAGCCTATATTAACTTCTTTTATGGGTTTTAAAAGCGATTCAAACCCGTTAAGAATACTAAAAGAGAATGATGTCCCTAATTATCATTTTCCAGAAACCGCAGCATACGTTTTAAAAGCTATGTACGATTATTATCTTATTCTTAATGCACCAAAAGAAGAACCTGTGGAAATTCTTGATCTGAAACGTGAAGTTATTAAAAACATAATAAGTAAAGCGCAACAAGAAGGGAGACCAGTTTTAACCATTGATGAAGCTATAGGAGTTGCTAAAGCTTCTAACATACCTACACCTAAAGCTGCTGTAGCCAGAAGCTTGGAGGAAGCTGTAAAAATAGCTTCAGAAATAGGTTATCCTTTAGCCATAAAAATTGTTTCCCCAGAAATTATTCATAAAACTGACGTGGGTGGAGTTATCCTTAATGTTAAAACTCCTGAAGAAACAAAAGCTGCATATGAAAAAATTATAAGGCAAAGCAAATTATTTATGCCCCAAGCTAAAATCTTAGGAGTTTTTCTACAAAAAATGATGCCCCCCGGAAAAGAAGTTATTATAGGGGCAGTTAGAGACCATGTTTTCGGCCCACTTTTAATGTTTGGTCTTGGAGGAATTTATGTAAACTTTCTTAGAGATGTTTCTTATAGGCTATGTCCATTAACAAGATTAGAAGCTAAAGAAATGATAGAGGAAACAAAAGCTTATATTCTTTTAAAAGGTGTTCGAGGAGAAAAACCTGCTGATATAAATGCTCTTATCGACGCTATTCTAAGAGTTTCTTATCTTATAAGCGAATTCGAGGAAATAATGGAGATAGAAGTTAATCCTTTAGTAGTTTATGAGGAAGAAAAAGGATGTATCGGATTAGACGTAAAAGTAACCGTTAAAATATAA
- a CDS encoding NAD(P)H-dependent oxidoreductase subunit E, with protein MSHKKDFSSKIEVSLNLKVIETSKRLEEIINSYAHKPGSLIMSMRKIQDLFGYVPISALKNLSEKSKISPSELMGIVSFYHFFSTTPKGCYTIKVCMGTSCYVRGGERILNFLKKELKLEPGKTSENGKFSLEVVRCLGCCGLSPVVAIDEKTYTRMSVNKMKEVLKQY; from the coding sequence ATGTCTCATAAAAAAGATTTTTCCTCAAAAATTGAAGTCTCTCTCAACTTGAAGGTAATAGAAACATCAAAAAGATTAGAAGAAATAATCAATAGTTACGCGCATAAACCAGGTTCATTAATAATGAGCATGCGAAAAATTCAAGATTTATTTGGTTACGTGCCCATTTCAGCATTAAAAAATCTTTCAGAAAAATCTAAAATTTCTCCAAGCGAGTTGATGGGTATAGTAAGCTTTTATCACTTCTTCTCAACCACCCCTAAAGGTTGCTACACGATTAAAGTTTGTATGGGAACGTCTTGCTATGTAAGAGGTGGCGAACGAATATTAAATTTTCTTAAAAAGGAACTTAAATTGGAACCTGGCAAAACAAGTGAAAATGGCAAATTCTCACTAGAAGTTGTACGTTGTTTAGGATGTTGCGGTCTTTCACCAGTTGTAGCTATTGATGAAAAAACTTACACGCGAATGAGTGTAAATAAAATGAAGGAGGTTTTGAAACAGTATTGA
- a CDS encoding GNAT family N-acetyltransferase: protein MLRCRSYDEKKMSLKEALSFIKTGDHIFIGSACGEPQYLVKGLVEMANHLADNEILHVHTLGVAPYTQSIYSNRFRLNAFFVGINAREAVVEGRADYTPVFLSDLPNLISNNIVPIDVALIQVTPPDKHGFCSLGVSVEITKTAAKKAKLVIAQVNKYMPRVFGDSFIHVNNIDIVVEYDEPILESPIPEKDIVSERIAKYVSQLIEDESTLQIGIGTIPDAILDTLKDKKDLGIHTELLTEGVVDLVEDGVITCEKKTINKGKIVASFAMGTRKLYNFIDNNPMVEFYESNYVNNPFIISQHNKMVAINQALEIDLTGQVCSDSLGYIFYSGLGGQADFMRGARVSEGGKAIIVIPSTAQEGSISRIKSVLSEGAGVTLTRGDVDYIVTEYGIACLRGKTIRERALSLMSIAHPKFRNELLEWAKSHNYVPKEILPFPTVEYPEELEKFITLKDGSQILLRPIKPSDATMKQHFFYSLSKETIYKRYFGQLKAMPIKRIWPYVIIDYENEMVIVASAMENGLETIVGIGSYVKIPGTKTAEVALVVRDDWQNKGLGTVLLNYLIEIGKNKEIENFTAWVFTENMKMLHIFKKLPYKTEFRVEGDLYHITVKLTENSGCK from the coding sequence ATGCTTCGCTGCAGATCGTATGATGAAAAAAAGATGAGTTTAAAAGAAGCGCTTAGTTTTATAAAAACTGGAGATCACATATTTATAGGTTCTGCTTGTGGTGAACCTCAATACTTGGTTAAAGGACTTGTGGAGATGGCTAACCATTTAGCTGATAACGAAATTCTTCACGTTCACACTTTAGGGGTAGCCCCTTATACCCAATCTATTTATTCAAATCGTTTTCGCCTTAACGCTTTCTTCGTTGGTATTAATGCACGAGAAGCTGTAGTTGAAGGTCGTGCTGATTACACGCCCGTCTTCCTTTCTGATCTTCCTAATCTTATATCAAATAATATAGTTCCAATAGATGTTGCATTAATTCAAGTAACACCTCCTGATAAACATGGATTTTGTAGTTTAGGTGTTTCAGTTGAAATAACCAAAACTGCTGCTAAGAAAGCGAAACTTGTTATTGCTCAAGTAAATAAATATATGCCAAGAGTTTTTGGAGATAGTTTTATTCATGTGAACAATATCGATATAGTAGTTGAATATGATGAACCAATTCTTGAATCGCCCATTCCAGAAAAAGATATAGTTTCTGAAAGAATCGCTAAATATGTTTCACAGCTTATAGAGGACGAATCAACTCTTCAAATAGGTATAGGAACAATCCCTGACGCTATTCTTGACACATTAAAGGATAAGAAAGATTTAGGCATTCATACCGAGCTTCTTACAGAAGGCGTTGTGGATTTAGTTGAAGATGGCGTAATTACTTGTGAGAAAAAAACGATAAATAAAGGTAAAATTGTGGCTTCTTTTGCTATGGGAACAAGAAAGCTTTACAACTTTATAGATAATAACCCTATGGTTGAATTTTACGAATCAAATTATGTAAATAACCCTTTCATAATAAGCCAGCATAATAAAATGGTTGCAATAAATCAAGCTTTAGAAATAGATCTTACAGGTCAAGTTTGCTCAGATTCTTTAGGTTACATATTTTACAGCGGTCTCGGCGGTCAAGCAGATTTTATGAGAGGCGCTAGAGTTTCTGAAGGTGGAAAAGCTATAATTGTGATTCCTTCAACAGCTCAAGAAGGGAGCATATCTAGGATTAAATCTGTTTTAAGCGAGGGCGCTGGTGTTACTTTAACAAGAGGAGATGTAGATTATATAGTAACAGAGTATGGAATTGCATGTTTAAGAGGGAAAACTATTAGAGAAAGAGCTTTATCATTAATGAGTATTGCTCATCCAAAGTTTAGAAATGAGCTTTTAGAATGGGCTAAAAGCCACAATTATGTGCCTAAAGAAATTTTACCTTTCCCAACCGTAGAATATCCAGAAGAACTTGAAAAGTTCATAACCCTTAAAGATGGAAGCCAAATTTTATTAAGGCCTATTAAGCCTTCAGATGCTACTATGAAACAGCATTTCTTTTATTCTCTCTCCAAAGAAACCATATATAAACGTTATTTTGGACAATTAAAAGCTATGCCTATAAAACGCATATGGCCCTACGTAATAATAGACTATGAAAATGAAATGGTTATAGTGGCTTCAGCTATGGAAAACGGATTGGAAACAATCGTTGGTATTGGAAGTTACGTAAAGATACCTGGAACAAAAACAGCTGAGGTTGCTCTAGTTGTTAGAGATGATTGGCAAAATAAAGGTTTAGGAACAGTATTACTAAACTATTTAATAGAGATAGGGAAAAATAAAGAGATAGAAAACTTCACAGCATGGGTTTTTACAGAAAACATGAAAATGCTTCATATTTTCAAGAAGCTTCCTTACAAAACGGAATTTAGAGTAGAGGGGGATCTTTACCATATAACAGTAAAATTAACTGAAAATTCAGGTTGTAAGTAA
- a CDS encoding phosphotransacetylase family protein: MDEDVEFMKKLLNLKEENKIICPIVLSEADFLKSFIGRNLKEYEEKIYASFKEISIEKDVILIEGGHTLSTGAFINLCAPKLAKAFSSKFILVHQFKGDFLIDEAVQAKDYCLKWGLKPYGIILNKVPQEKIDFANTVIKNFLNMHDLELLGVIPENSILNSLTVKEIYEKIDGKILAGEEGINNLVQTFLVGAMSVESSMKYFRKTTNKLIITGGDRTDLILAALETKASGIILTGNLYPSIKVFPKADELKIPLILVSYDTFTTLQLLQKIIGKTKLIDEERIKIAKQIFEENISWKRILEEV, encoded by the coding sequence ATGGATGAGGATGTTGAATTTATGAAGAAGCTTCTTAACCTTAAAGAAGAAAATAAAATTATATGCCCTATAGTTCTTTCAGAAGCAGATTTCCTAAAAAGTTTTATTGGAAGAAACCTTAAAGAATATGAGGAAAAAATTTATGCTTCTTTTAAAGAAATTTCGATAGAAAAAGACGTTATTTTAATAGAAGGGGGCCATACGCTTTCTACAGGAGCATTTATAAATTTATGTGCACCAAAACTTGCAAAAGCGTTTTCATCGAAATTTATTTTAGTTCATCAGTTTAAGGGAGATTTTTTAATAGATGAAGCTGTTCAAGCCAAAGATTATTGTTTAAAATGGGGCCTGAAACCATATGGGATAATCCTTAACAAAGTTCCTCAGGAGAAAATAGACTTTGCTAATACTGTAATAAAAAATTTTCTTAACATGCATGATCTAGAACTTCTAGGTGTTATCCCTGAGAATTCGATATTAAATTCATTAACTGTAAAGGAGATTTATGAGAAAATTGATGGAAAAATTTTGGCTGGAGAAGAGGGAATAAATAATCTTGTTCAAACTTTTCTCGTAGGAGCCATGAGCGTTGAAAGCTCCATGAAATATTTTAGAAAAACCACAAATAAACTAATTATTACAGGAGGCGATAGAACCGATTTAATTCTTGCAGCCTTAGAAACCAAAGCTTCAGGTATAATTCTAACGGGAAACCTTTACCCAAGTATTAAAGTTTTTCCAAAAGCTGATGAACTAAAAATACCATTAATTCTTGTTTCTTATGATACATTTACAACACTTCAATTACTTCAAAAAATAATTGGAAAAACTAAATTAATAGATGAAGAAAGAATAAAAATTGCAAAGCAGATTTTTGAAGAAAATATAAGCTGGAAACGAATACTTGAAGAAGTATAA
- a CDS encoding FAD-dependent oxidoreductase: protein MVTTYRKLHSIEDFNNLRKKILTQAALDKRLKVKVHLGTCGLSAGALDVWKKFYEEITFRKLEKKVALSKAGCAGFCSLEPNVTIYDPLTNKNVIYKEVTPEKVQEIIDEHISNGHPIERYTISESDPYLKLQVRRVLRNQDINPMSIEDYIARDGYLALIKALTKMPPEDVISEVERSGLRGRGGAGFKTGLKWKFARAAKGYEKYVVCNADEGDPGAYMNRAVLEGNPHSVIEGLTIAGYAIGAKQGYIYVRAEYPLAVETLEHAIKQAREYGLLGKNILGTNFDFDIDICLGAGAFVCGEETALIASLMGKRGSPRPRPPFPAEKGLLNKPTVINNVETLSIVPSILLYGADWFKEVGSERSPGTKTFCLVGKIQNSGVVEVPLGTPLGKIVFDIGGGPKNKKKFKAVLIGGPSGGCLSAEHLNVSVEYDTVDMFGAIMGSGGLVVLDEDDCMVDIARFFLEFTKDESCGKCTPCRAGIPQMLELLDKIRRGEGTIEDLNRLEELAIMIKTTSLCGLGQTAPNPVLTTLRYFRNEYEAHIKEKKCPAVVCQALFKSPCQHTCPVNLNIPGYISLIKEGRIEDAYKLIKQRLPFPSICGRVCHAPCEKKCRRSQIDEAMAIKYLKKFVADWAMEKGLSYTPPTSKKKTAKVAVVGAGPAGLSCAYYLATYGYSVVVFEASNAAGGLLRWGIPEYRLPKKILQKEIQEIEKLGVKIRFNSRVESLDKLFSEGFKAIFIATGASRSIKLNLPGENLEGVYDAIEFLKKVNSNEEVALGKRVAIIGGGNAAIDSARVALRKGAEAHLFYRRERKDMPAIEEEIEAAEKEGVKIHCLTTPIEIIGENGKVKAVKLTRMSLGEFDKSARKTAHPIPGSEFIFEVDNVIKAVGQAPDTSFLQEQNLKLTKEGWVLVDPQTMMTSRIGVFAGGDIVTGPATVIEAIAAGIKAANSIKKFLEGEEPKIEQFETIKIPSTLPSDEEMIEKPRIEPIKLPLAEAVKSFNEVVKNYTFDMTVKESKRCLRCDLEVE from the coding sequence ATGGTAACTACTTATCGGAAACTGCATTCTATAGAAGATTTTAATAATCTTAGAAAAAAAATTCTTACTCAAGCAGCTCTTGATAAAAGATTAAAAGTAAAAGTTCATTTAGGAACATGTGGTCTTTCTGCAGGTGCATTAGATGTATGGAAAAAATTTTATGAAGAAATAACCTTTAGAAAACTTGAAAAGAAAGTTGCTCTTTCAAAAGCTGGTTGTGCAGGATTTTGTAGTTTAGAACCGAATGTAACAATATATGATCCACTTACAAATAAAAATGTAATTTATAAGGAGGTAACACCAGAAAAAGTTCAAGAAATAATAGATGAGCATATATCAAATGGTCATCCTATCGAAAGGTATACTATAAGCGAGTCGGATCCTTATTTAAAACTTCAAGTGAGAAGAGTTCTTAGAAATCAAGATATTAATCCGATGAGTATTGAAGATTATATTGCTCGAGATGGATACTTAGCTCTTATAAAAGCTTTAACCAAGATGCCTCCTGAAGATGTAATAAGTGAGGTGGAAAGATCAGGGCTCAGAGGGAGAGGTGGAGCAGGTTTTAAAACAGGTTTAAAATGGAAGTTTGCAAGAGCTGCTAAAGGATATGAAAAATATGTAGTTTGCAATGCGGATGAAGGTGATCCAGGCGCATATATGAATCGTGCTGTTTTAGAAGGAAACCCCCATTCAGTAATAGAGGGGTTAACTATAGCAGGATATGCTATTGGAGCGAAACAAGGCTATATATATGTTAGGGCTGAATATCCTTTAGCTGTGGAAACTTTAGAGCATGCTATAAAACAAGCTAGGGAATATGGTTTACTAGGAAAAAACATACTTGGGACAAATTTTGATTTTGATATAGATATTTGCCTTGGGGCAGGAGCATTTGTTTGCGGTGAAGAAACAGCTTTAATAGCTTCATTAATGGGTAAAAGAGGCTCTCCTAGACCAAGACCTCCTTTCCCAGCAGAAAAAGGACTTTTAAATAAACCTACCGTAATCAATAATGTTGAAACTTTATCGATAGTGCCTTCTATTTTGCTTTATGGAGCGGATTGGTTTAAAGAAGTTGGAAGCGAAAGAAGCCCTGGAACTAAAACCTTCTGTTTAGTTGGTAAAATTCAAAATAGCGGTGTAGTTGAAGTACCATTAGGAACTCCTCTTGGAAAAATAGTATTTGACATCGGTGGAGGACCAAAAAACAAAAAAAAGTTTAAAGCAGTATTGATTGGAGGGCCATCTGGCGGTTGCCTCTCAGCTGAGCATTTAAACGTGTCAGTTGAATATGACACTGTAGATATGTTTGGTGCAATAATGGGTTCTGGCGGCCTCGTTGTTTTAGATGAAGATGATTGCATGGTTGACATTGCAAGATTCTTTCTTGAGTTTACTAAAGATGAATCATGCGGTAAATGCACACCATGCAGAGCTGGAATACCTCAAATGCTTGAACTTTTAGATAAAATTCGGCGTGGAGAGGGAACTATAGAAGATTTAAATCGTTTAGAAGAATTAGCAATAATGATTAAAACAACTTCACTTTGCGGTCTCGGTCAAACAGCACCAAATCCAGTTTTAACAACTTTACGTTACTTTAGAAATGAGTATGAAGCTCATATAAAAGAGAAAAAATGCCCTGCCGTAGTTTGCCAAGCCTTATTTAAATCTCCCTGTCAACATACATGCCCAGTAAACCTTAACATACCAGGGTATATTTCTTTAATAAAAGAAGGAAGAATTGAAGATGCTTATAAATTAATAAAGCAACGTTTGCCGTTTCCCTCGATTTGTGGAAGAGTTTGTCATGCTCCTTGCGAAAAGAAATGTCGACGCAGCCAAATAGATGAAGCTATGGCTATAAAATATCTAAAGAAGTTTGTGGCTGATTGGGCTATGGAAAAAGGCTTAAGTTACACACCTCCAACTTCGAAAAAGAAAACTGCAAAAGTGGCTGTTGTAGGAGCAGGGCCTGCTGGATTAAGTTGCGCTTACTATCTTGCAACTTATGGATACAGCGTTGTAGTATTTGAAGCTTCAAATGCTGCTGGTGGACTATTAAGATGGGGTATTCCAGAATACCGTTTACCTAAAAAAATTCTTCAAAAGGAAATTCAGGAAATAGAAAAGCTTGGCGTTAAAATAAGGTTTAATTCGCGAGTGGAAAGCCTTGATAAATTATTTTCAGAAGGTTTTAAGGCTATTTTCATCGCTACAGGTGCATCCAGAAGCATAAAACTTAATTTACCTGGAGAAAACTTAGAAGGAGTTTACGATGCTATTGAATTTCTTAAAAAAGTAAATTCTAATGAGGAGGTTGCATTAGGAAAAAGAGTTGCTATAATAGGTGGAGGAAACGCAGCAATAGATTCAGCTAGAGTAGCCCTTAGAAAAGGTGCAGAAGCTCATTTATTCTATAGACGTGAAAGAAAGGATATGCCTGCAATTGAAGAAGAAATAGAAGCTGCAGAAAAAGAAGGAGTGAAAATTCACTGTTTAACAACCCCTATCGAAATAATTGGGGAGAATGGAAAAGTAAAAGCTGTTAAATTAACTCGTATGAGTTTAGGGGAATTTGATAAATCTGCAAGAAAAACAGCTCACCCAATTCCAGGTTCAGAATTCATATTTGAAGTAGATAATGTTATTAAGGCTGTGGGTCAAGCACCAGACACATCATTTCTACAAGAACAAAACTTAAAGTTAACGAAGGAAGGTTGGGTTTTAGTAGATCCTCAAACAATGATGACCAGCCGCATAGGAGTATTTGCAGGCGGCGATATTGTGACTGGACCTGCTACAGTTATAGAAGCGATAGCAGCAGGTATAAAAGCTGCAAACTCTATTAAAAAGTTTCTTGAGGGCGAAGAACCAAAAATTGAGCAATTCGAAACTATTAAAATACCTTCTACACTACCTTCAGATGAGGAAATGATTGAAAAACCTAGAATTGAACCAATAAAGTTACCTTTGGCTGAAGCTGTAAAAAGCTTTAATGAAGTTGTTAAAAATTACACTTTTGATATGACTGTGAAAGAATCAAAAAGATGTTTAAGATGCGATCTTGAAGTGGAATAA
- a CDS encoding 4Fe-4S binding protein, with protein MKAELKFNNKRIAEPIISTVVLKEQATINILKAHVDETGGKVFVEIPDDKAEHVIKAFKDLGVEVKLEILAEITEDCIHCGYCVTLCPVEAIIYDKESLSVKMIGEKCIQCGRCVDACPTKAIKIWR; from the coding sequence TTGAAGGCTGAATTAAAATTTAACAATAAGCGGATTGCTGAACCTATAATTTCAACAGTTGTTTTGAAAGAACAAGCAACCATAAATATTCTTAAGGCTCATGTGGATGAAACTGGAGGAAAAGTTTTTGTAGAAATTCCTGACGATAAAGCTGAGCATGTTATTAAAGCCTTTAAAGATTTGGGTGTAGAGGTTAAGCTAGAAATTTTAGCTGAAATAACTGAAGATTGCATTCATTGTGGATACTGCGTAACCCTTTGCCCAGTTGAAGCAATAATATACGATAAAGAGAGTTTATCAGTGAAAATGATTGGTGAAAAATGCATTCAATGCGGAAGATGCGTAGATGCATGCCCTACTAAAGCAATTAAAATATGGAGATAA
- a CDS encoding UPF0280 family protein — protein sequence MKIFRKIIEETDVLIKSDNEKAIKKALKSIEENRRLLKIYLKTHPLILYSLTPVSIESNAPEIVKRMVEASNKAYVGPMASVAGALADLALKEMVKEGAEVALIENGGEIAVNSKIDINISIYAANSPLSKKFGFKISQKDCPLGIGTSSSKSTRALSFGDADAVTVIAENAAVADASATAICNIVKGEPEEAIQKGLNLAKKINTVKGAIIIKGNHIGLWGKLPKLLEINELF from the coding sequence TTGAAGATCTTTAGAAAAATTATTGAGGAAACCGATGTTTTAATAAAATCTGATAATGAAAAAGCTATAAAAAAAGCTTTAAAATCAATTGAAGAAAATAGAAGATTACTTAAAATATACTTAAAGACTCACCCTTTAATTCTTTATTCTTTAACGCCTGTTTCTATAGAGTCTAATGCACCAGAAATAGTTAAAAGAATGGTTGAAGCATCAAATAAAGCTTATGTCGGTCCAATGGCTAGCGTAGCTGGAGCTTTAGCAGATTTAGCTCTTAAAGAAATGGTTAAAGAAGGCGCTGAAGTAGCCTTAATCGAGAATGGAGGAGAAATAGCTGTCAATTCAAAAATTGATATCAATATAAGTATTTATGCAGCTAACTCTCCTTTATCAAAAAAATTCGGTTTTAAAATTTCTCAAAAAGATTGTCCTTTAGGAATTGGAACAAGCTCATCGAAATCAACTAGAGCTTTAAGTTTCGGCGATGCTGATGCCGTAACAGTAATAGCTGAAAATGCTGCTGTTGCTGATGCATCGGCAACAGCTATATGCAATATTGTTAAAGGTGAACCTGAAGAAGCTATTCAAAAAGGTTTAAATTTAGCTAAAAAAATTAATACTGTTAAAGGCGCTATAATTATTAAAGGGAATCATATAGGTTTATGGGGAAAGCTTCCAAAACTTTTAGAAATTAATGAACTCTTTTAA